In Pedobacter sp. W3I1, one DNA window encodes the following:
- a CDS encoding DUF3560 domain-containing protein, with protein MKHDFHQRRENRIAGAEEKASKNEAESDRLYQLSQKMADAIPMGQPILIGHHSEKSDRRYRDKISGAMKRSVEANNKAAYYAEKADSIKNNDAIFSDDPEAVEQLEEKLNSLKEMQGFMKAANNCIRKDDKTAFLKLKYGNDEMWEELIHDKFGGKGFAHFTLTNNSANIRRIEKRLLALKKQGQTVAVDAVINGVRILENRAANRLQLFFNGKPLQEVITQLKQHGFRWCRSEEAWQRHISNNALYWSRIIAGMVKA; from the coding sequence ATGAAACATGATTTTCATCAACGCAGGGAAAACCGCATTGCAGGTGCGGAAGAAAAAGCTTCAAAGAATGAAGCAGAATCGGACAGATTATATCAGCTCAGTCAGAAAATGGCGGATGCGATCCCGATGGGACAGCCTATCCTTATCGGGCATCATTCCGAAAAGTCTGACCGCAGATATAGGGATAAGATATCGGGTGCGATGAAACGGTCGGTTGAGGCGAACAATAAGGCCGCATATTATGCGGAGAAGGCGGACAGCATCAAAAACAATGATGCCATCTTTTCGGACGACCCCGAGGCGGTGGAACAGTTAGAAGAAAAGTTGAACAGTTTAAAGGAAATGCAGGGCTTTATGAAAGCGGCCAATAACTGCATCAGAAAGGATGATAAGACGGCTTTTTTAAAACTAAAGTATGGTAATGATGAGATGTGGGAGGAGCTTATACACGATAAATTTGGGGGTAAGGGGTTTGCCCATTTTACCTTAACAAACAATAGTGCCAATATCAGGCGTATTGAAAAAAGGTTGTTGGCTTTAAAGAAACAGGGGCAGACCGTGGCAGTTGATGCAGTAATCAACGGGGTACGTATTTTGGAGAACAGGGCGGCCAACCGTCTTCAGCTTTTTTTCAATGGAAAGCCCTTGCAGGAGGTAATCACACAGTTAAAACAGCACGGCTTCCGTTGGTGCAGATCGGAGGAGGCGTGGCAACGGCACATCAGTAACAATGCACTTTATTGGAGCAGGATCATAGCCGGAATGGTAAAAGCATAA
- a CDS encoding MauE/DoxX family redox-associated membrane protein: MKERFLIFAVSALIILWVYTAGSKVLEFHEFRHQLKLQHFNNALISLLSVILPLSEAITAFLLSRPASRMPGLYSSLFLLTVFTIYIILILLGFFEKTPCSCGGVLKEMSWKTHLLFNVSLLSLNLWAVYYIKQKERRSEK, encoded by the coding sequence ATGAAAGAACGGTTTTTAATTTTCGCAGTGAGCGCATTGATAATCCTTTGGGTTTACACCGCAGGATCCAAGGTTCTTGAATTCCACGAGTTCAGACATCAGCTAAAACTACAGCATTTTAATAACGCTTTGATTTCTTTACTATCGGTTATACTACCACTTTCAGAAGCAATTACAGCATTTCTTTTATCCCGTCCGGCAAGCAGAATGCCTGGCCTCTATTCGTCACTCTTCCTTTTAACAGTTTTTACCATTTACATCATACTTATACTGCTTGGATTTTTCGAAAAAACCCCATGTAGTTGCGGAGGCGTGCTTAAAGAGATGAGCTGGAAAACACATCTGCTGTTCAACGTTTCACTTTTATCATTGAACCTTTGGGCTGTCTATTATATCAAACAAAAAGAAAGGAGGTCAGAAAAATAA
- a CDS encoding AlpA family transcriptional regulator, which yields MERLNAILDVLLKIYELMQLIYTKSYGQLKLPEDQMLTRLEVMEYLGISESTYKRKVRKGILKPSKLPGGDRFYKSELREEFLESKRRGRV from the coding sequence ATGGAAAGACTAAACGCAATCCTGGACGTTTTGCTCAAAATTTATGAACTTATGCAACTGATATATACTAAGTCTTATGGCCAATTAAAACTGCCGGAGGACCAGATGCTGACCCGGCTTGAAGTGATGGAGTATCTGGGGATAAGTGAAAGTACTTATAAGAGAAAGGTAAGAAAGGGAATTTTAAAACCCAGCAAGCTTCCTGGTGGAGACAGATTTTATAAGAGTGAGCTGAGAGAGGAGTTTTTAGAAAGTAAAAGAAGGGGAAGGGTTTGA
- a CDS encoding sensor histidine kinase, translated as MKIILSFIKRYRIHFIGWLLFVPTEILIITVATGKFGDIDSYLVHYSLNIALFYFCAHWAYPWIFGKKFCWLWKLPVIGGLTFLCYLVLNYFIDTHIINAPSWKTIQQIEMGYRYVFGVLWRSLMFIGNAGFYYLFLQHLKEIRAREAAEKAKFDLQLAEREMEAKLQHSHNSYLKAQINPHLLFNTLSFIYGDIIATSPRAAEAVITLSNLMRYSIDSEFKAATLPLGEEIEQVKNLISLHRSRFEQELYLEFKVGDGVEKINFIPLVLITIAENIFKHGIIFDANHPAMLQIEYDGEFLKITSRNLPDRKSRPISMNKGLDNIRQRLKIAYGKDAEMDCVINPDFFELKILVRLGP; from the coding sequence ATGAAAATTATTTTGAGTTTTATAAAAAGGTATAGGATCCACTTCATCGGGTGGTTGCTTTTTGTCCCTACAGAGATCCTTATTATCACCGTGGCTACGGGCAAGTTTGGGGATATCGATAGCTACCTTGTACATTACTCTCTCAACATTGCACTTTTTTATTTTTGCGCCCATTGGGCCTATCCATGGATATTCGGAAAAAAATTCTGCTGGCTGTGGAAACTTCCGGTCATTGGCGGGCTGACCTTTTTATGCTATCTCGTACTGAACTACTTCATAGATACGCATATAATCAACGCTCCATCCTGGAAAACGATACAGCAGATCGAAATGGGCTACAGATATGTTTTTGGTGTTCTTTGGCGGTCGCTTATGTTTATCGGCAACGCTGGATTTTACTACCTCTTCCTGCAGCATCTCAAAGAAATCCGAGCCAGGGAAGCCGCCGAAAAAGCAAAGTTTGATTTACAGCTCGCCGAGCGTGAAATGGAAGCAAAGCTCCAGCATTCCCATAACTCCTATTTAAAGGCTCAGATCAACCCACACTTACTATTTAATACACTCAGTTTTATATACGGCGATATCATTGCCACCTCGCCCAGAGCAGCTGAAGCAGTCATCACACTTTCGAACTTGATGCGATACAGCATAGACAGCGAATTCAAAGCAGCAACGCTCCCTTTGGGGGAAGAAATCGAACAGGTTAAAAACCTGATCAGCCTCCATCGCAGTCGTTTTGAGCAGGAGCTTTATCTCGAATTTAAAGTCGGAGACGGGGTGGAAAAAATCAACTTTATACCACTAGTGCTCATCACTATTGCCGAAAACATATTTAAGCATGGGATTATTTTTGACGCAAATCACCCGGCAATGCTGCAAATCGAATACGACGGTGAATTCCTGAAAATAACGTCGCGGAATTTGCCAGACAGGAAAAGCCGGCCCATTAGCATGAACAAAGGTCTGGACAATATTCGGCAGCGACTAAAAATTGCCTATGGAAAAGATGCCGAAATGGACTGCGTAATAAACCCCGATTTTTTCGAACTGAAGATATTGGTCAGGCTCGGCCCATAG
- a CDS encoding DUF932 domain-containing protein — MSHHLNYNSRTDKYSFFSVKEKAWHGLGTIVESYPNSAEALKFAGLDYTVEKRPLFTVDSHNLATFKSPDGDEMYDGFLSDILVPNYYSTVRTDTEEVLGVVGKDYKVVQNTEAFSFFDSIVGGGEGILYETAGALGKGERIFITAKLPSYIKVGKDDLIEQYLFLTTSHDGFGSITAAFTPVRIVCNNTLNAALKNSSNVVRIRHSSGANDRLKQAHTLMGISGRIGDEMESIFNHWAKVRITDDELKKLVQTAMAPNREVLDKLQKGLIDEASSVYKNIVDEVYSYALSAPSQLIDTAQGTLFGAYNAVTGYYQNARKFKDNEAKFKSIIEGTAKQRGQSAFDLCLHLGRNGNVGFQLN, encoded by the coding sequence ATGTCACATCACTTAAATTATAACAGCAGAACAGATAAGTACAGTTTTTTTTCGGTAAAGGAAAAAGCATGGCATGGACTGGGTACCATAGTGGAATCTTATCCAAATTCGGCCGAAGCCTTGAAATTTGCAGGGCTTGATTATACAGTGGAGAAACGGCCTTTGTTTACTGTGGACTCACATAATCTTGCAACGTTTAAAAGTCCTGATGGGGATGAAATGTATGACGGGTTTTTGTCCGACATTTTAGTGCCGAATTATTATTCAACGGTTAGGACGGACACCGAGGAAGTTCTCGGGGTAGTGGGCAAAGACTATAAAGTGGTACAGAATACCGAAGCCTTTTCATTTTTTGATAGTATTGTCGGCGGTGGCGAGGGTATCCTCTATGAGACTGCAGGAGCCTTGGGTAAGGGAGAACGCATTTTTATTACTGCTAAACTGCCCTCTTATATCAAGGTGGGAAAGGATGACCTCATCGAGCAATACTTATTTCTGACCACTTCGCATGATGGTTTTGGGAGTATCACCGCGGCTTTTACGCCTGTCCGTATTGTATGTAACAATACGCTTAATGCTGCATTAAAAAATTCTTCTAATGTTGTTCGTATCCGTCATTCTTCAGGGGCTAACGACAGGCTTAAACAGGCGCATACCCTGATGGGTATTTCGGGTAGGATCGGGGATGAAATGGAGTCCATTTTTAACCACTGGGCAAAGGTGCGGATTACCGATGACGAACTAAAAAAACTAGTGCAGACCGCAATGGCGCCGAACAGGGAGGTTTTGGACAAACTGCAAAAAGGACTGATCGATGAAGCTTCAAGCGTATATAAGAATATTGTTGACGAAGTTTATAGCTATGCCTTGAGCGCACCCTCTCAGTTGATCGATACCGCCCAAGGGACACTTTTCGGGGCGTATAATGCGGTGACGGGCTACTATCAGAATGCCAGAAAGTTCAAGGACAATGAAGCTAAGTTTAAATCCATTATCGAGGGGACGGCCAAGCAGAGAGGACAGTCAGCCTTTGACCTGTGTCTGCATCTTGGGAGAAACGGTAATGTAGGCTTTCAGTTGAATTAA
- a CDS encoding DUF3805 domain-containing protein yields the protein MNNNNYISGNDWFSFTLTDGWAEYDDGNDSTHAFWNEAEPSWTGNFRITAFQWPNVTDLNEDKADPYVTPEILENAGTKKIRLGHYDWAYYKK from the coding sequence ATGAACAATAATAACTATATTTCTGGGAATGACTGGTTTAGCTTCACACTAACTGATGGCTGGGCAGAATATGATGATGGAAATGATTCTACCCATGCTTTCTGGAATGAAGCGGAGCCATCATGGACAGGTAATTTTAGGATTACTGCTTTTCAATGGCCAAATGTAACTGATCTAAATGAGGATAAAGCTGATCCATATGTTACCCCAGAGATCCTCGAAAATGCAGGTACAAAGAAAATCAGGTTAGGTCATTATGACTGGGCATATTATAAGAAATAA
- a CDS encoding RagB/SusD family nutrient uptake outer membrane protein, producing MNNNKIMMVLACFLIAAMMTSCKNFLSLKSDSKLLVPKTLNDIQGILDDAGQMNIGKTPSFGEASADDIYIPTNNLNSYSEVARDIYTWKKVDYRYPNDWSNAYLPIYNANFCLELLDELPRDEGNAKAWDNAKGSALFFRSFYFFLLTMQFGQGYNASTSNGDPGIVLRMTSDFNVKSVRSPVSDCLERALADATEAASLLPETPVSAVRPSKAAAYAQLSRIYLYMRNYSAALNYADKCLKIKADLMDYNNDTDVLGLDLAVTFRKFNKETIFYTEMGTGFSLHTPSLSRIDTNLYASYGVNDLRRRAFFKVNASYQQFKGSYSSSASTLFSGIATDEVYLTRSECRAMEGDIEGAMSDLNFLLKKRWKNTVTYVPLNAVDKSDALRKIQLERRKELLMRNLRWSDLKRYNLEGAEITLERNIGSTKYFLPPNSSYYALPLPTDIIEETGIPQN from the coding sequence ATGAATAATAATAAAATAATGATGGTTTTGGCCTGCTTTTTAATAGCAGCCATGATGACCAGCTGCAAAAATTTTCTGAGCCTAAAATCAGACTCAAAGTTACTGGTACCGAAAACCCTTAACGATATTCAAGGTATATTGGACGATGCAGGGCAGATGAATATCGGAAAAACCCCTTCATTTGGGGAGGCTTCGGCGGATGATATTTATATACCGACAAACAACTTAAATTCTTATTCAGAGGTTGCCCGCGATATTTACACATGGAAAAAAGTTGATTATAGGTATCCAAACGACTGGTCGAATGCCTATCTCCCTATTTACAATGCCAATTTTTGTCTTGAACTGCTTGATGAACTGCCAAGAGACGAAGGAAATGCGAAGGCATGGGACAATGCGAAAGGTTCAGCCCTGTTTTTTAGGAGTTTTTATTTCTTTCTGCTTACCATGCAGTTTGGCCAAGGTTATAATGCTTCAACCTCGAATGGTGATCCAGGTATTGTGCTGCGCATGACTTCGGATTTCAATGTCAAGTCTGTGAGATCGCCAGTTTCAGATTGTTTAGAGAGGGCCCTCGCCGATGCTACCGAAGCAGCGTCGTTATTGCCGGAAACCCCGGTGTCTGCAGTCAGGCCATCAAAGGCGGCAGCTTACGCACAACTGTCGAGAATCTATCTTTATATGCGTAATTATAGTGCTGCTTTAAATTATGCAGATAAATGTCTTAAGATTAAGGCAGATCTGATGGATTATAATAATGATACAGATGTGCTGGGCCTTGATCTTGCTGTTACATTCAGGAAGTTTAATAAGGAAACAATTTTTTATACGGAGATGGGTACCGGATTTAGCCTGCATACGCCAAGTCTTTCAAGGATTGACACCAATCTATATGCTTCCTATGGTGTAAACGACCTTCGGCGCAGGGCGTTTTTCAAGGTTAATGCATCATATCAACAATTTAAGGGGAGTTATAGCTCCAGCGCCTCTACCTTATTCAGCGGGATTGCCACAGACGAGGTTTATTTAACACGATCAGAGTGCCGGGCAATGGAGGGTGACATAGAAGGGGCAATGTCAGACCTGAATTTTCTGTTGAAGAAAAGGTGGAAAAATACAGTTACTTATGTTCCGCTGAATGCGGTGGATAAAAGCGATGCGCTGCGAAAAATCCAGTTGGAACGGCGAAAGGAGCTGTTGATGCGTAACCTCCGATGGTCGGATCTTAAAAGGTATAACCTTGAGGGAGCTGAAATCACCTTGGAAAGGAATATTGGATCAACAAAATATTTCCTTCCTCCCAATTCATCATATTATGCACTTCCCTTGCCTACGGATATCATAGAAGAAACAGGGATACCCCAGAATTAG
- a CDS encoding SusC/RagA family TonB-linked outer membrane protein has product MKMICCLWLRWEILFFPGLLFLIVFSPSDIYAQENRFEKLTVPVKISGKIIVADAAENGIYIRSKTGGTSTSDSVGNFSRTVKFLPDTLKFSKVGLFPIVRILRKLEDLKSPLIIRMVAEVKVLEEVQVNTGYQRVKPNEINGAVSVIDERMLGARTGTNVLDRILGQTSAVLLNTGKTNSNPQNKTGISIRGLGTINGPLDPLIVLDGFIYEGDINNINPFDIESVSVLKDASASSIWGARAGNGVIVITSKKAKLNQALNVSFNANATIKSMPDLNSLSEMTVSENIEAEKFLFDNGFFNNRINNGYAALSPAVELFLARRNGKLSDAEVNSKLDAFRSGNLKQDWLNEFYTHALTQQYGLNIRSGTAKHAYSITGGLDNAYDQNYAVSKRYNLRFSNDILITPKLWLSTSLNLSFASTKSGRPSYGSITYAGRQPYQFLRDASGNSIKWAQTYRPAFVDTLGNGKLLDWNSYPTEDYKHAIATTSRQEILGSVALKYRFTNDLDLEAGYQRQKQNGTNVQHFDMGSYFARNVINSFSQLNRSTGVVKYIVPLGGILNTGTSEVNSATGRLQLNFNKNIGVSSITAIMGAEAREGQTIGNGNSMYGYREDPLVYQPVDLVGLYPHFITGANQQVPNSLSLTSNQYRFLSFYTNASYSYKGKYRVSGSLRRDGSNVFGAETNDKWKPLWSVGLGWSLSQEDFYDIPWLPVLRLSATYGKSGNVDLSKTAQAVAVASTNTLNNLPFIRIRGINNPELRWEELGQYNLKIDFALAKERLTGSFSVYKKHGSDLYGSFLYDYTTWGGSDELTRNVADMEGRGFDAELHSRNISGGNFKWSTDLYLSQNKSKTVKYYSANNNLSKLLSGGREITPVVGLPLYSISAYKWGALDGLGNPQGYLNGVLSTNYSAIATEGRLNAGNINYIGPANPVYFGSLINSFAYKNLTVSFNISFKLGYFMKKSSIGYFGLANSGITNSDYSSRWQKPGDEQVTDIPSFTYPLNSLRDSFYANAEVNIVPADQIRLDYVNLSYHLNAERWRFPFRSLDVYLNSSDLGIIWRANKFGLDPDNLDRISPARGFTLGLKGSF; this is encoded by the coding sequence ATGAAAATGATATGCTGTTTGTGGCTACGATGGGAAATATTATTTTTTCCTGGGCTATTGTTTTTGATTGTTTTCTCTCCTTCAGATATTTATGCACAAGAAAATAGGTTTGAAAAACTTACAGTACCTGTTAAGATATCTGGGAAGATTATCGTTGCTGATGCAGCAGAAAATGGCATCTATATCAGGTCAAAGACAGGGGGGACGAGTACGAGCGATTCGGTCGGTAATTTTTCCCGTACGGTGAAATTTCTTCCGGATACATTAAAGTTTTCGAAAGTAGGATTGTTTCCTATTGTTCGGATTCTCAGGAAACTGGAGGATTTAAAGAGTCCTTTGATAATCCGTATGGTTGCAGAAGTTAAGGTCCTGGAAGAAGTGCAGGTAAATACAGGCTATCAGCGTGTAAAACCAAATGAGATTAATGGAGCGGTGTCTGTCATTGATGAAAGGATGCTGGGAGCGCGGACAGGAACAAATGTTCTTGACCGTATTTTGGGGCAGACTTCAGCCGTACTGTTGAATACCGGGAAAACCAATAGTAACCCACAGAATAAAACCGGGATTTCTATACGTGGGTTGGGTACCATCAATGGGCCTCTTGATCCTTTGATTGTGCTGGATGGATTTATTTATGAAGGGGACATTAACAATATTAATCCGTTCGATATCGAAAGCGTTTCTGTGTTGAAGGATGCCTCAGCTTCATCAATCTGGGGCGCGCGCGCAGGAAATGGGGTAATTGTGATCACCTCAAAAAAAGCAAAGCTTAACCAGGCGCTAAATGTATCTTTTAATGCAAATGCGACGATTAAATCGATGCCTGATTTAAATTCCCTTTCAGAAATGACTGTTTCAGAAAATATTGAGGCAGAAAAGTTTCTTTTTGATAACGGGTTTTTCAATAACAGGATAAACAATGGTTATGCTGCCCTTTCACCTGCTGTGGAGCTCTTTTTGGCAAGACGCAATGGTAAACTTTCCGATGCAGAGGTTAATAGTAAACTGGATGCTTTCCGCTCAGGGAATCTTAAACAGGATTGGTTGAATGAGTTTTATACGCATGCGCTTACCCAGCAGTATGGGCTGAATATAAGATCTGGTACAGCAAAGCATGCTTACTCAATAACCGGAGGGCTGGATAATGCTTACGACCAGAATTATGCAGTTTCAAAAAGATATAATTTAAGGTTTTCTAATGATATTTTAATTACTCCGAAACTATGGCTATCAACGTCTTTAAACTTAAGTTTTGCATCTACAAAATCAGGAAGGCCTTCCTATGGATCTATTACTTATGCGGGCAGGCAACCTTATCAGTTTTTAAGGGATGCATCTGGAAATTCAATAAAATGGGCACAGACCTACAGACCAGCATTCGTTGATACTTTGGGAAATGGAAAGCTGCTTGACTGGAACAGTTATCCAACAGAGGACTACAAGCATGCTATTGCTACGACTTCAAGGCAGGAAATACTGGGGTCGGTTGCGCTGAAATACCGCTTTACAAATGATCTTGACTTAGAGGCAGGATACCAAAGGCAAAAGCAGAATGGGACAAATGTCCAGCATTTTGATATGGGGAGTTATTTTGCCCGGAATGTCATTAATTCCTTCAGCCAGCTGAACCGTTCCACCGGTGTTGTTAAGTACATTGTTCCTTTGGGAGGAATACTCAATACAGGTACCAGTGAGGTGAATTCCGCTACCGGAAGATTGCAGTTGAACTTTAATAAAAACATAGGGGTTTCTTCTATAACTGCTATAATGGGTGCCGAGGCCAGGGAGGGACAGACGATTGGTAATGGGAATTCGATGTATGGTTATCGGGAAGACCCATTGGTTTATCAGCCTGTGGACCTGGTGGGGCTTTACCCACATTTTATCACGGGAGCAAATCAGCAAGTTCCAAATTCGCTTAGCCTTACCAGTAATCAATATCGGTTTTTGAGTTTTTACACTAATGCATCATATAGTTATAAAGGGAAATACCGGGTTTCAGGAAGTCTGAGAAGGGACGGCTCGAATGTTTTTGGCGCGGAAACAAATGATAAATGGAAACCTTTATGGTCAGTAGGCCTTGGATGGTCACTTTCACAGGAAGATTTTTACGATATCCCCTGGCTTCCGGTTTTGAGGCTTTCGGCCACCTACGGAAAGAGCGGCAATGTTGACCTTTCAAAAACAGCACAGGCCGTTGCTGTCGCGAGCACAAATACATTGAACAACCTTCCGTTCATAAGGATCAGGGGAATTAATAACCCGGAACTTAGGTGGGAGGAACTTGGACAGTACAACCTGAAAATTGATTTCGCCCTTGCAAAGGAGCGTTTGACGGGATCTTTTTCGGTCTATAAAAAGCATGGATCAGATCTATATGGGTCGTTTCTATATGACTATACTACCTGGGGCGGGTCTGATGAACTGACACGGAACGTGGCAGATATGGAGGGTAGAGGTTTTGATGCAGAATTGCACAGCAGAAATATTTCAGGTGGAAATTTTAAATGGTCAACAGATCTTTATCTCAGCCAGAATAAAAGCAAGACAGTGAAATATTATTCTGCGAACAATAATTTGTCAAAACTGCTCAGCGGTGGCCGCGAAATTACTCCGGTTGTAGGGTTGCCGCTTTATTCAATTTCTGCATATAAATGGGGCGCACTTGATGGATTGGGAAATCCACAGGGGTATCTGAATGGGGTTTTAAGTACAAACTATTCTGCGATTGCAACAGAAGGACGTTTGAATGCTGGCAATATAAATTATATAGGCCCGGCTAACCCGGTATATTTTGGGTCGCTAATCAATTCGTTTGCCTATAAAAATCTCACGGTTTCATTCAATATAAGCTTCAAGCTTGGCTATTTTATGAAAAAAAGCAGTATCGGATATTTTGGGCTGGCGAATTCCGGCATTACAAACAGTGATTATTCCAGTAGGTGGCAGAAGCCGGGGGATGAGCAGGTCACTGATATTCCTTCATTTACCTATCCGTTAAATTCACTAAGAGATTCATTCTATGCTAATGCTGAAGTTAATATTGTTCCTGCTGATCAGATCAGGTTGGATTATGTCAACCTGAGTTACCACCTCAATGCTGAGAGGTGGCGGTTCCCGTTCCGTTCGCTTGATGTTTATCTGAATTCCTCGGACCTTGGAATAATATGGAGGGCCAATAAGTTCGGCCTTGATCCAGATAACCTCGACAGGATTAGTCCTGCCAGAGGATTTACCCTTGGACTAAAGGGGAGCTTTTAA
- a CDS encoding TlpA disulfide reductase family protein — translation MKKSIIFIVVAMLCLLFKAYGQGLPIQNIKPLAIGDKVPEIVFEKILNGNKQPISLSSLKGKAVILDFWATWCSACIKGFPHMQELQQKYGKNLQVLLIGDSVRDTEEKLTKFLLDREKDGSPLTLPVAYNDLLTKLLFPHKMFPHYVWIGADRRVKAITRGIEVTDINVDRFVAGLELSLPKKDL, via the coding sequence ATGAAAAAATCGATAATATTTATCGTAGTGGCTATGCTATGCCTTTTATTTAAAGCTTATGGACAAGGCCTGCCTATTCAAAATATAAAACCATTAGCAATAGGGGATAAGGTTCCCGAAATTGTTTTTGAAAAAATCCTAAACGGTAATAAACAGCCAATTTCACTTTCTTCACTAAAGGGAAAAGCGGTTATCCTTGACTTTTGGGCAACGTGGTGCAGTGCATGTATAAAGGGTTTTCCGCACATGCAAGAACTTCAACAGAAGTATGGTAAAAATCTTCAGGTGCTTCTGATAGGGGATTCAGTAAGAGATACGGAAGAGAAGTTGACTAAGTTCCTGCTAGACCGTGAAAAAGATGGATCGCCTTTGACTCTTCCGGTAGCATACAATGATCTGCTTACGAAGCTGCTCTTTCCGCACAAGATGTTTCCGCATTACGTCTGGATAGGCGCTGATCGAAGGGTGAAAGCAATCACCCGCGGAATTGAGGTTACAGATATCAATGTGGACAGGTTTGTTGCTGGCCTGGAATTATCATTACCCAAAAAGGATTTATAA
- a CDS encoding recombinase family protein, translated as MIYSYDKHFYIGHARVITRDQNMDLQIDASNKVGCEIIFQEKISSKSKERPELIKLFEKLRKGETVLVRKLDRSRISRATC; from the coding sequence TTGATATATTCATATGACAAACATTTTTATATAGGTCACGCACGAGTTATCACACGAGACCAAAATATGGATTTACAAATAGATGCCTCAAATAAAGTAGGTTGCGAAATTATTTTCCAGGAAAAAATTTCCAGTAAGTCTAAAGAACGGCCAGAGTTGATTAAATTATTTGAAAAGTTGAGAAAAGGTGAAACTGTTCTTGTTCGGAAATTGGATAGGTCGAGAATCAGCCGGGCAACTTGCTAG
- a CDS encoding single-stranded DNA-binding protein, translated as MEITGRLTGDATVKTLSGERKVVNFSIAINDSYRSGGEQKKITTFFECSYWLNTGIAGYLKKGGWVQLYGRVGANAYINGDGEAKASLTFHTSEVKLLGSTGSGGKRAVRTGRNRGEGSQRGKKRS; from the coding sequence ATGGAAATTACAGGAAGATTAACAGGAGATGCAACGGTAAAGACATTGAGCGGAGAACGGAAAGTGGTAAACTTTTCTATTGCTATCAATGACAGTTACCGCAGTGGTGGCGAACAAAAGAAGATTACCACATTTTTTGAGTGTTCATACTGGTTGAACACAGGTATTGCCGGATACCTTAAAAAGGGCGGTTGGGTTCAGCTTTACGGCAGGGTGGGTGCCAATGCCTACATTAATGGTGACGGCGAGGCTAAGGCATCGCTGACCTTTCATACCTCAGAAGTTAAGCTGTTAGGTTCGACGGGAAGCGGTGGAAAGAGAGCTGTGCGAACGGGTAGAAATAGAGGCGAAGGGTCGCAAAGAGGGAAGAAACGCAGCTAG
- a CDS encoding LytTR family DNA-binding domain-containing protein gives MKNKIRCVIIDDEKHAVSLLTSYIGSMANLELVKTFNDPLEALSGITPEDRIDIIFLDIEMPNLSGLELAPDLRSKARAIIFTSAFNRSLEAFEVRANHYLLKPITLPKFTTTVMGIIDNELSKYEDPGKNIKFFKTGEKGKLTRIKKQKIIYFESAKNYVSMVTAEKSELVYLTLKEVEKIFCEDLFYRVHRSHVVNAKKIKKIVGNTINLGEGFQVQMGNSYKKGLLKFLEEKTLLTGRI, from the coding sequence ATGAAAAATAAGATAAGATGCGTGATCATCGACGATGAAAAACACGCAGTTTCGCTACTCACCTCCTACATCGGTTCAATGGCCAACCTCGAGCTGGTCAAAACCTTCAACGATCCTCTTGAAGCCCTTTCAGGGATTACCCCAGAAGATCGGATCGACATTATATTCCTTGACATCGAGATGCCAAATCTTTCAGGGCTAGAACTCGCACCAGACCTAAGGTCTAAAGCCAGGGCCATAATCTTTACCAGTGCATTCAACAGATCACTTGAAGCATTTGAAGTCAGGGCCAACCATTATCTGCTCAAACCCATAACCCTTCCCAAGTTCACCACCACCGTAATGGGTATTATAGATAATGAACTGTCTAAATACGAAGATCCGGGAAAAAATATCAAGTTCTTCAAGACCGGAGAAAAGGGAAAGCTCACCCGCATCAAAAAACAGAAAATCATATATTTTGAAAGCGCAAAAAACTATGTCAGTATGGTTACTGCGGAAAAATCAGAGTTGGTCTACCTTACCCTAAAGGAAGTAGAAAAAATATTCTGTGAAGACCTCTTTTACAGGGTACACCGCTCACATGTAGTCAACGCAAAAAAAATCAAGAAAATAGTAGGCAATACGATCAACCTTGGAGAGGGATTCCAGGTCCAGATGGGAAACTCGTACAAAAAGGGGCTACTCAAATTTTTAGAGGAAAAGACGCTGTTAACCGGCCGGATTTAA